One window of the Burkholderia ubonensis subsp. mesacidophila genome contains the following:
- a CDS encoding winged helix-turn-helix transcriptional regulator: MSKKIELPPDAFLKVCPSRAVLSRIGQKWTVLTMVALQNGPMRFGDIRRRLEGVSQKMLTQTLRAMERDGLIERNVYDELPLRVEYMLSELALTLVPLVVALKAWAEDALHTIEANNDAFDRKYPA, encoded by the coding sequence ATGTCGAAGAAGATCGAATTGCCGCCGGATGCGTTCCTGAAGGTTTGCCCGTCCCGCGCGGTGCTGTCGCGCATCGGGCAGAAATGGACCGTGCTGACCATGGTCGCGCTGCAGAACGGGCCGATGCGTTTCGGCGATATCCGGCGCCGCCTCGAGGGCGTGTCGCAAAAGATGCTGACCCAGACGCTGCGCGCGATGGAGCGCGACGGCCTGATCGAGCGGAACGTCTATGACGAACTGCCGTTGCGCGTCGAGTACATGCTGAGCGAGCTGGCGCTCACGCTCGTGCCGCTCGTCGTCGCGCTGAAGGCCTGGGCGGAGGATGCGCTGCACACGATCGAGGCGAACAACGATGCGTTCGATCGCAAATATCCGGCCTGA
- a CDS encoding cholesterol oxidase substrate-binding domain-containing protein: MNHDFQDESKPRRAFLADMAKLAAAGVVAGWTPIYQVAANAATAGATPPGFPADIPLYKQAFQNWSGEIVVQDVWTAAPRSADDVVATVNWARANGYRVRPRGYMHNWSPLTLEPGAAPANIVLLDTTKSLTAVSVDTSTRPARVTAQTGVSLETLLAKLEDYGLGVVAAPAPGDITLGGALAIDAHGTAVPAVGEALQPGHTYGSLSNLVIALTAVVFDPASRQYALRTFQRNDPDIGAFLAHIGRALVVEVTLAAGPNQRLRCQSFIDIPASELFSANAAQGRTVASFLDQSGRLEAIWFPFTTCPWLKVWSLKPSKPLLSRPVTQPYNYPFSDSIPQSLSDLVKRIIIGGEGALTPLFGQTQYAITTAGLALTLSADIWGWSRTVLQYIRPTTLRVTANGYAVLARRADVQRVVSEFVQYYQNRVDAYKARGEYPMNGPVEIRITGLDKPAEAGAGAVVPTLSALKPRPDHPEWDVAVWFDILTLPGTPAADRFYREIEQWMLSNYSGAYATVRPEWSKGWAYTDTAAWQDDTMLATTIPNLQSAGQPAASNWEAARATLERYDPQRIFRSPLLDRLMP; encoded by the coding sequence ATGAATCACGACTTCCAAGACGAATCCAAGCCGCGTCGCGCGTTCCTCGCCGACATGGCCAAGCTCGCGGCCGCCGGTGTCGTTGCCGGCTGGACGCCGATCTATCAGGTTGCCGCGAACGCTGCGACGGCCGGCGCGACGCCGCCCGGCTTCCCGGCCGACATCCCGCTCTACAAGCAGGCGTTCCAGAACTGGAGCGGCGAGATCGTCGTGCAGGACGTGTGGACCGCCGCGCCGCGCTCCGCCGACGACGTCGTCGCGACGGTCAACTGGGCGCGCGCGAACGGCTACCGGGTGCGCCCGCGCGGCTACATGCACAACTGGTCGCCGCTGACGCTCGAACCCGGCGCCGCTCCCGCGAACATCGTGCTGCTCGACACGACGAAGTCGCTGACCGCGGTGTCCGTCGACACGTCGACGCGGCCGGCGCGCGTCACCGCGCAAACGGGCGTCTCGCTGGAGACGTTGCTCGCGAAGCTCGAGGATTACGGCCTCGGCGTCGTCGCCGCGCCCGCGCCGGGCGACATTACGCTCGGCGGCGCGCTCGCGATCGACGCGCACGGCACCGCCGTGCCCGCGGTCGGCGAAGCCTTGCAACCGGGCCACACCTACGGTTCATTGAGCAACCTGGTGATCGCGCTGACCGCGGTCGTGTTCGATCCCGCCAGCCGGCAATACGCGCTGCGCACGTTCCAGCGCAACGATCCCGATATCGGCGCGTTCCTCGCGCACATCGGCCGGGCGCTCGTCGTCGAAGTCACGCTCGCGGCAGGGCCGAACCAGCGGCTGCGCTGCCAGAGCTTCATCGACATTCCGGCCTCCGAACTGTTCTCGGCCAACGCCGCGCAGGGCCGCACCGTCGCGTCGTTTCTCGATCAGTCGGGCCGGCTGGAAGCGATCTGGTTCCCGTTCACGACCTGCCCGTGGCTCAAGGTCTGGTCCCTGAAGCCCAGCAAGCCGCTGCTGTCGCGCCCCGTCACGCAGCCGTACAACTACCCGTTCTCCGATTCGATCCCGCAATCGCTGTCGGATCTCGTCAAGCGGATCATCATCGGCGGCGAGGGCGCGCTCACGCCGCTGTTCGGCCAGACGCAATACGCGATCACGACCGCCGGTCTCGCGCTCACGCTCAGCGCGGACATCTGGGGCTGGTCGCGCACCGTGCTGCAGTACATTCGCCCGACGACGCTGCGCGTCACCGCGAACGGCTACGCGGTGCTCGCGCGGCGCGCGGACGTGCAGCGCGTGGTCAGCGAGTTCGTCCAGTACTATCAGAACCGCGTCGACGCGTACAAGGCGCGCGGCGAATACCCGATGAACGGCCCCGTCGAAATCCGCATCACCGGCCTCGACAAGCCCGCCGAGGCCGGCGCCGGCGCGGTGGTCCCCACGCTGTCCGCGCTCAAGCCGCGGCCTGATCATCCGGAATGGGACGTCGCCGTCTGGTTCGACATCCTGACGCTGCCGGGCACGCCGGCCGCCGATCGCTTCTATCGCGAGATCGAGCAGTGGATGCTCTCGAACTACAGCGGCGCGTACGCGACGGTGCGTCCCGAATGGTCGAAGGGCTGGGCCTACACCGACACGGCCGCATGGCAGGACGACACGATGCTCGCCACCACGATCCCGAATCTGCAGAGCGCGGGCCAGCCCGCCGCGAGCAACTGGGAGGCGGCGCGTGCGACCCTCGAGCGCTACGACCCGCAGCGGATCTTCCGCTCGCCGCTGCTGGACCGGCTGATGCCGTAG
- a CDS encoding thioesterase domain-containing protein, with protein MPASRLSSGLSIVDDGAAVAAPEDRSHEHCVFWIAGYARLSDGARRVSEHLGAGWRVCELDADPSCDGPPTVEWLAARLLERIVALQPRGPYRLAGWASGGVLAYEVATQLAGRDETVAFLGIADALLSTAHAAARPGHAADAPAGERLVELVAMVANGGVAARSHDMRRAEWLRLFDGEADGGEANGGGARAIDPRDLFADAATPDFAEIASRCRDAGLLPPGLRGLSDAQLQRWLDRWAALDHAFAHYEPFSLSMPVHWFELRSAGADAAALPDRADGWAARLEPGEICVVDVPARHASSGGAAPALGRAIAHALQDERRAAAGGGERKAPPPEAGYPSHLPIQRGAPGRQPVVLIPGAGDNVATFLPFTIAAEPGWPMHGLQPRGLDGVLAPHVSVDAAATAYLSVVERLAADAREPVHLIGHSFGGWVAMEIACRLQASGRPPASLTIVDTEAPASAGRLGRQYTFASVVWNLVRALEQATGRALGIERDALFRADRRGQWAMLHRGMVDARIIRGGSGPRDVQGIVRTYGTALRTAYRPADVYAGRATLVVAADGDDAARGFVPDDVLSGWRRFAPRMAMWRCPGNHYTMIRPPHVARFAQWWQQAVRGDGELAVAAGPALGQASN; from the coding sequence GTGCCTGCTTCACGCTTGTCATCGGGCTTGTCGATCGTCGATGACGGGGCCGCGGTCGCCGCGCCTGAAGATCGATCCCACGAGCACTGCGTCTTCTGGATCGCGGGCTATGCGCGCTTGAGCGACGGCGCGCGGCGCGTGTCCGAGCATCTCGGCGCGGGCTGGCGCGTATGCGAACTGGACGCCGATCCGTCGTGCGATGGGCCGCCGACCGTCGAATGGCTCGCCGCACGCCTGCTCGAACGCATCGTCGCGCTCCAGCCGCGCGGGCCGTACCGGCTCGCGGGCTGGGCGTCCGGCGGCGTGCTCGCCTACGAAGTGGCGACCCAGCTGGCCGGGCGGGACGAGACCGTCGCGTTTCTCGGCATCGCGGATGCGTTGCTGTCGACGGCCCACGCGGCCGCCCGGCCCGGGCATGCCGCCGATGCGCCGGCCGGAGAGCGTCTCGTCGAACTGGTCGCGATGGTCGCGAATGGCGGCGTGGCCGCCCGTTCGCACGACATGCGGCGGGCCGAATGGCTGCGGCTGTTCGACGGTGAAGCGGACGGCGGCGAAGCGAATGGCGGCGGCGCGCGCGCGATCGATCCGCGCGACCTGTTCGCGGACGCGGCAACGCCGGATTTCGCCGAGATCGCGTCCCGGTGTCGCGACGCGGGGCTGCTGCCGCCCGGGTTGCGCGGCCTGAGCGACGCGCAGCTGCAGCGATGGCTCGACCGCTGGGCGGCGCTCGATCACGCGTTCGCGCACTACGAGCCGTTTTCGCTGTCGATGCCCGTTCACTGGTTCGAGCTGCGCAGTGCCGGCGCGGACGCCGCCGCGCTGCCGGATCGCGCGGACGGCTGGGCGGCGCGGCTCGAGCCCGGCGAGATTTGCGTCGTCGACGTGCCGGCGCGGCACGCGTCGTCGGGCGGCGCCGCGCCGGCGCTCGGCCGCGCGATCGCGCATGCGCTGCAGGACGAGCGCCGCGCGGCCGCCGGCGGCGGCGAGCGGAAGGCGCCCCCGCCGGAGGCGGGCTATCCGTCGCACCTGCCGATCCAGCGCGGTGCGCCGGGCCGCCAGCCCGTCGTGCTGATTCCGGGCGCGGGCGACAACGTCGCGACGTTCCTGCCGTTCACGATCGCGGCGGAGCCGGGCTGGCCGATGCACGGCCTGCAGCCGCGCGGCCTCGACGGCGTGCTCGCGCCGCATGTGAGCGTCGACGCGGCGGCGACGGCATACCTGAGCGTCGTCGAACGGCTGGCGGCCGACGCGCGCGAGCCGGTGCATCTGATCGGCCATTCGTTCGGCGGCTGGGTCGCGATGGAAATCGCGTGCCGGCTGCAGGCGAGCGGCCGCCCGCCCGCGTCGCTGACGATCGTCGACACCGAGGCGCCGGCGTCGGCGGGCCGGCTGGGTCGCCAGTACACGTTCGCGAGCGTCGTGTGGAATCTCGTCCGCGCGCTCGAACAGGCGACGGGCCGCGCGCTCGGCATCGAGCGCGACGCGCTGTTTCGCGCGGACCGGCGCGGGCAATGGGCGATGCTCCATCGCGGGATGGTCGACGCCCGCATCATCCGCGGCGGCTCCGGGCCGCGCGACGTGCAGGGCATCGTGCGTACCTACGGGACGGCGCTGCGCACCGCGTACCGGCCGGCCGATGTCTATGCGGGGCGCGCGACGCTCGTGGTCGCCGCCGACGGCGACGACGCAGCGCGCGGCTTCGTGCCGGACGACGTGCTGTCCGGCTGGCGGCGCTTCGCGCCGCGGATGGCCATGTGGCGCTGTCCCGGCAATCACTACACGATGATCCGGCCGCCGCACGTCGCGCGCTTCGCGCAATGGTGGCAGCAGGCGGTGCGCGGCGACGGCGAGCTTGCCGTCGCCGCCGGGCCCGCGCTCGGGCAGGCATCGAACTGA
- a CDS encoding LuxR family transcriptional regulator, translating into MVEIFAKLGKVISSAGSERFASDMHALLAESIPLAITGISEWTLNEPAGKVVDVQSLGASGAPRDDPRMVPPAAQAERDPAGHPLVNWIVSASDRQLIHINPPARRGDGGDVMPLRGTGAGFQCHLVSRKANRRYVISLHRTSSHCDFSLQEMSFLKNFADTLLPLVEWHASTWRHGALASVAPRDPAAGAPGVEALRRDFESRLARAAVVLSAREREVCLGLLAGKMLREMAGELGLKESTVETYIKRAAVKLGISGRHGLTKWMIDDCAPCASAA; encoded by the coding sequence ATGGTCGAGATCTTCGCGAAGCTCGGAAAGGTGATTTCGAGCGCGGGCAGCGAGCGGTTCGCATCCGACATGCACGCGCTGCTGGCCGAGTCGATTCCGCTCGCGATCACCGGGATCAGCGAATGGACGCTCAACGAACCGGCCGGCAAGGTCGTCGACGTGCAATCGCTCGGCGCGTCCGGCGCACCCCGCGACGATCCGCGGATGGTGCCGCCCGCGGCGCAGGCCGAGCGGGACCCGGCCGGGCATCCGCTGGTGAACTGGATCGTGAGCGCCAGCGACCGGCAACTGATTCACATCAACCCGCCCGCGCGGCGCGGCGACGGCGGCGACGTGATGCCGCTGCGCGGGACGGGCGCGGGATTCCAGTGTCATCTCGTGTCGCGCAAGGCGAATCGCCGCTACGTGATCTCGCTGCATCGCACGTCGTCGCATTGCGACTTCTCGTTGCAGGAGATGTCGTTCCTGAAGAACTTCGCCGATACGCTGCTGCCGCTCGTCGAGTGGCACGCGTCGACGTGGCGGCACGGCGCGCTCGCAAGCGTGGCGCCGCGCGATCCGGCGGCCGGCGCGCCGGGTGTCGAGGCGCTGCGCCGCGACTTCGAATCGCGGCTCGCGCGCGCGGCGGTCGTGCTGTCGGCGCGCGAACGCGAAGTGTGCCTCGGCCTGCTCGCGGGCAAGATGCTGCGCGAGATGGCGGGCGAGCTCGGCCTGAAGGAGAGCACGGTCGAGACCTACATCAAGCGCGCGGCGGTCAAGCTCGGCATCAGCGGGCGGCACGGGCTCACGAAATGGATGATCGACGACTGCGCGCCATGCGCGTCGGCCGCGTGA
- a CDS encoding alpha/beta fold hydrolase, whose translation MHESTAAVLDESDSTLDLRVPSTIRAFRHLAASLPGPVRLCLFDDASDRPASGARDAQRVVATAFARIGARDVRFEPDGAAGLSSFELLMSRRISAAFDYRYDHFDTPQRLACAQREAEDFDFDALSDGVERVRIAREAGIALSAYAGSRRDLPAVVLALPCGMPLDLCQRWFDALAERHFVLTWETRALFGTCDAFDAARTDIDAQVDDLFAVMDRFGVDRAHLMGICGGAVVALQAALAQPARAASLNLWYGDYNLSDDALRTKHQRNYAWLMEAAAQGRDVAQDLQRMFADPSTLVTVPAEIAHAALYPYANAELMYRYAKLSDALNKVDALALLPRVSVPTLVVAGDDDEVAHCGGSVFVAGRIPGARLEVEVGGSHPKLFRASPVSAARALQFLAGHA comes from the coding sequence ATGCACGAATCGACCGCCGCCGTACTGGACGAATCCGACTCGACCCTCGACTTGCGCGTGCCGAGCACGATCCGCGCGTTCCGGCATCTCGCCGCGAGCCTGCCGGGCCCGGTTCGCCTTTGCCTGTTCGACGATGCCTCCGATCGCCCGGCGTCCGGCGCGCGCGACGCGCAGCGCGTCGTCGCGACCGCGTTCGCGCGCATCGGCGCGCGCGACGTGCGGTTCGAGCCGGACGGCGCGGCAGGCCTGTCGTCGTTCGAACTGTTGATGAGCCGGCGCATCAGCGCGGCGTTCGACTACCGCTACGATCACTTCGACACGCCGCAGCGCCTGGCCTGCGCGCAGCGCGAGGCGGAAGACTTCGATTTCGATGCGCTGAGCGACGGCGTCGAGCGGGTACGGATCGCGCGCGAAGCGGGCATTGCGCTGTCCGCGTATGCGGGCTCGCGGCGCGATCTGCCGGCGGTCGTGCTCGCGCTGCCGTGCGGGATGCCGCTCGACCTGTGCCAGCGCTGGTTCGACGCGCTCGCCGAGCGCCACTTCGTGCTGACCTGGGAGACGCGCGCGCTGTTCGGCACGTGCGACGCGTTCGACGCGGCGCGGACCGACATCGACGCGCAAGTCGACGACCTGTTCGCCGTGATGGACCGCTTCGGCGTCGATCGCGCGCACCTGATGGGCATCTGCGGCGGCGCCGTCGTCGCGCTGCAGGCGGCGCTCGCGCAGCCGGCGCGGGCGGCGTCGCTGAACCTGTGGTACGGCGACTACAACCTGTCGGACGACGCGCTGCGGACGAAGCACCAGCGCAACTACGCGTGGCTGATGGAAGCCGCGGCGCAAGGGCGCGACGTCGCGCAGGATCTGCAGCGCATGTTCGCCGATCCGTCGACGCTCGTGACCGTGCCCGCCGAGATCGCGCACGCGGCGCTCTACCCGTATGCGAATGCGGAACTGATGTACCGGTATGCGAAGCTGAGCGATGCGCTCAACAAGGTCGATGCGCTTGCGCTGCTGCCGCGCGTCAGCGTGCCGACGCTCGTCGTCGCGGGCGACGACGACGAGGTCGCGCATTGCGGCGGGTCGGTGTTCGTCGCCGGGCGGATTCCCGGCGCGCGGCTCGAAGTGGAGGTGGGCGGCAGTCATCCGAAGCTGTTTCGCGCGTCGCCCGTGTCGGCGGCGCGCGCGCTGCAGTTCCTGGCGGGCCACGCGTGA
- a CDS encoding helix-turn-helix transcriptional regulator, with translation MKFIPRECPKSPVWRRRASLVWLGQTALLTSCPTRDFGHSHVRSICKQTLGTGCIDWNIEASRCLSQKSGTVARAPESSPPRRRTGDSPAVPAIRYRRVRGRVFKSCRQPACERGFNVTRNAFMEFSRLFAHVGEAISSSGSRRFPRMMYSLIFAAVPVDEVRISELAVDGMHDGDLKVRSIGAVGEALARSGQAGDAGYRPPVPPAASGESHLHVDDTLSGHGQTHALLDRFFDTHAASAPPRCAQFHLATRKQGHCYLISLYRANAFDDFSPQERTFLKDFAHVLFPIVTSHVAALDSDAPTGRPAAAASAATQSGRERLARRFAERLRQAGVKLSTREIEACTALLAGDTVPAIAGRFALRESTVETYLKRAAVKLGFGGRHGLTRWMLDETGDGAAPLVGT, from the coding sequence TTGAAATTCATTCCACGGGAATGCCCGAAATCGCCCGTATGGCGGCGTCGCGCGTCGCTTGTTTGGCTCGGCCAAACGGCGCTCCTCACTTCTTGCCCTACGCGCGATTTCGGGCATTCGCATGTGCGTTCCATATGTAAACAGACCCTTGGCACCGGATGCATCGATTGGAACATCGAAGCATCGCGCTGTCTGTCGCAGAAAAGTGGGACAGTCGCTCGCGCGCCGGAATCGTCGCCGCCGCGCCGGCGCACCGGTGATTCACCGGCTGTCCCGGCTATCCGTTACAGACGCGTCCGCGGGCGGGTGTTTAAATCATGCCGGCAGCCCGCGTGCGAGCGCGGGTTCAACGTCACCAGGAATGCTTTCATGGAGTTCAGCAGACTGTTCGCACATGTCGGCGAAGCGATCTCGAGCAGCGGCAGCCGACGTTTTCCCCGGATGATGTACAGCTTGATCTTCGCGGCGGTCCCCGTGGACGAGGTCCGCATTTCGGAGCTCGCGGTCGACGGCATGCACGACGGCGACCTCAAGGTGCGCAGCATCGGCGCCGTCGGCGAGGCGCTCGCGCGATCCGGCCAGGCGGGCGACGCCGGCTATCGGCCGCCGGTTCCGCCGGCGGCTTCCGGCGAAAGCCATCTGCATGTCGACGACACGCTCAGCGGTCACGGCCAGACCCACGCGCTGCTCGACCGCTTCTTCGACACCCATGCGGCAAGCGCGCCGCCGCGCTGCGCGCAATTCCATCTCGCGACCCGCAAGCAGGGCCACTGCTACCTGATCTCGCTATATCGCGCGAATGCGTTCGACGATTTCTCGCCGCAGGAGCGCACCTTCCTGAAGGATTTCGCACACGTGCTGTTCCCGATCGTCACGAGCCATGTCGCGGCGCTCGATTCGGACGCGCCCACCGGCCGTCCCGCCGCAGCCGCATCCGCGGCGACGCAATCCGGCAGGGAGCGCCTCGCGCGACGGTTCGCCGAGCGCCTGCGGCAAGCCGGCGTCAAGCTGTCGACGCGAGAGATCGAGGCATGCACGGCGCTGCTCGCCGGCGACACGGTGCCCGCCATCGCCGGGCGCTTCGCGCTGCGCGAAAGCACCGTCGAGACCTATCTGAAGCGGGCGGCGGTCAAGCTCGGCTTCGGCGGACGTCACGGGCTCACCCGCTGGATGCTCGACGAAACCGGCGACGGCGCGGCGCCCCTTGTCGGAACCTGA
- a CDS encoding amino acid adenylation domain-containing protein, whose amino-acid sequence MRSLHHAFGMRAREFPDRIAASDETRRLTYAELDRLSSAFARELRDRGVVRGALVGLYMTRGVDMLVALLGILKAGGAYLPIDPTYPRERIAHVVADSGVGVIVCTSDTIERLPDVDDANVRVLAADALLPALAETAVEDGYVEPASSPDDLAYVIYTSGSTGKPKGVMVEHRNVLHLIEQSRAWFEFDASDVWSLFHSIGFDFSVWEVWGAWLTGAQVAVVPYPVSREPAAFHRWLARHRVTIVNQTPSAFRQLDAADRGASQPLALRYVIFGGEALPPSLVAPWIARHGDERTRLINMYGITETTVHVSFRRITRRDAQAAASPIGVPLPHLRLHLLDEHGRHVADGATGEIYVEGKGVARGYLNRPELTAERFVRLRCPQTGEPVRAYRTGDLATRGENGEYVYVGRADEQLKIRGFRIEPGEIEAALMQGGGLDACHVRGHDYGEGDCRLVAYVVPAHDAQRPTDAAIAGLKARAAAHLSDHMRPSAYIVLAALPLTAHGKIDKRALPAPETAAWAPAAEADEGAARSDELAAVLQVWRERLGLKGIGPDDDFFAFGGTSLALIRSFVELKSRYRVEFELGALASGATAAALAGFIRSRRVDAPVQAC is encoded by the coding sequence GTGCGCTCGCTGCATCACGCGTTCGGCATGCGCGCGCGCGAATTCCCGGATCGCATCGCGGCGTCCGACGAAACGCGGCGGCTGACCTACGCGGAGCTGGACCGCCTGTCGTCGGCGTTCGCGCGCGAGCTGCGCGACCGGGGCGTCGTGCGCGGCGCGCTCGTCGGCCTCTACATGACGCGCGGCGTCGACATGCTCGTCGCGCTGCTCGGCATCCTGAAGGCGGGCGGCGCCTATTTGCCGATCGATCCGACCTATCCGCGCGAACGCATCGCGCACGTCGTCGCGGACAGCGGCGTCGGGGTCATCGTCTGCACGTCCGATACGATCGAGCGGCTGCCCGACGTGGACGACGCGAACGTGCGCGTGCTCGCGGCCGATGCGCTGCTGCCCGCGCTCGCGGAGACGGCGGTCGAGGACGGCTACGTCGAACCGGCATCGAGTCCGGACGATCTCGCCTATGTGATCTACACATCGGGTTCGACCGGCAAGCCGAAGGGCGTGATGGTCGAGCATCGCAACGTGCTGCACCTGATCGAGCAATCGCGCGCGTGGTTCGAATTCGACGCATCCGACGTGTGGTCGCTGTTCCATTCGATCGGCTTCGACTTCTCGGTGTGGGAAGTGTGGGGCGCATGGCTGACCGGTGCGCAGGTCGCGGTCGTGCCGTATCCGGTGTCGCGGGAGCCGGCCGCGTTCCACCGCTGGCTCGCGCGCCACCGCGTGACGATCGTCAACCAGACGCCTTCCGCATTTCGGCAACTCGACGCGGCCGATCGCGGCGCGTCGCAGCCGCTCGCGCTGCGCTACGTGATCTTCGGCGGCGAAGCGCTGCCGCCGTCGCTGGTCGCGCCGTGGATCGCGCGCCACGGCGACGAGCGCACGCGCCTCATCAACATGTATGGCATCACCGAGACGACCGTGCACGTGTCGTTCAGGCGGATCACGCGGCGCGACGCGCAGGCGGCGGCGAGCCCGATCGGCGTGCCGCTGCCGCACCTGCGGCTGCACCTGCTCGACGAGCATGGGCGGCACGTGGCCGACGGCGCGACGGGCGAGATCTACGTCGAGGGCAAGGGCGTCGCACGCGGTTACCTGAACCGGCCCGAGCTCACCGCGGAACGCTTCGTGCGGCTGCGCTGCCCGCAGACGGGCGAGCCGGTGCGCGCGTACCGGACCGGCGATCTCGCGACGCGCGGCGAGAACGGCGAATACGTGTACGTCGGCCGCGCCGACGAGCAGCTGAAGATCCGCGGCTTCCGGATCGAGCCCGGCGAGATCGAGGCGGCGCTGATGCAGGGCGGCGGGCTGGACGCGTGTCACGTGCGCGGCCACGACTATGGCGAAGGCGATTGCCGGCTCGTCGCGTACGTGGTGCCGGCGCACGACGCGCAGCGCCCGACCGACGCGGCGATCGCCGGCCTGAAGGCGCGCGCGGCCGCGCATCTGTCGGATCACATGCGGCCGTCGGCCTACATCGTGCTCGCCGCGCTGCCGCTGACCGCGCACGGCAAGATCGACAAGCGCGCGTTGCCCGCGCCGGAAACGGCCGCGTGGGCGCCCGCCGCGGAAGCGGACGAGGGCGCGGCGCGCTCCGACGAGCTCGCCGCCGTGCTGCAGGTGTGGCGCGAGCGGCTCGGGCTCAAGGGCATCGGGCCGGACGACGATTTCTTCGCGTTCGGCGGCACGTCGCTCGCGCTGATTCGTTCGTTCGTCGAACTGAAATCGCGCTATCGCGTCGAGTTCGAACTCGGCGCGCTCGCGAGCGGCGCGACGGCGGCGGCGCTCGCGGGCTTCATCCGGTCGCGGCGCGTCGATGCGCCGGTTCAGGCTTGCTGA
- a CDS encoding efflux transporter outer membrane subunit, with translation MLTDARATRRRRHARAVSCALLAVLSGCMLGPTYRPPDAASLKIPAAWHATLPHDGSVVALAHWWQQFDDPALSALIDAAQADSPTIDAAVARMRQARASRATSVAGLLPKLDGIASFNRSNANTQAVTSNDVSQSTSVQSGELDTSRAGLQASWELDLFGKARRGLQADTARVESRIDEWHDARVSVASDVADAYFRTRACESLVTAQEDEQRSRIATDEVTRQRVTAGFLSPSDAALPKASIAEGEDLLARQRAECEVDRNELVALTGLSRDALDARLAAGYATVPEPRGGVLAALPARTIEQRPDVRASERALAAANAEIGAAIAARLPSVSLSGSIEIDRYQVSGQGLTLRPWMFGPTLTVPVFDGGSGAARVEGARGRYDEALANYKRKVRQAVMEVENALVRVDASVGRERAALVAQENYKRYAQTVERRFRVGTSDVLEVETARRQYVTSRQSVASARLERAQAWVALYRAVGGGWQAGDATGDGQAATDADTAKGAPAARDVHATRDAHAAGDAHAAGDAHAASGARIVSEAVR, from the coding sequence TTGCTGACGGATGCGCGCGCGACGCGCCGCCGCCGTCACGCGCGCGCGGTGTCGTGCGCGCTGCTCGCCGTGCTGTCCGGCTGCATGCTCGGGCCGACCTACCGGCCGCCCGACGCGGCGTCGCTGAAGATCCCCGCCGCGTGGCACGCGACGCTGCCGCACGACGGCAGCGTCGTCGCGCTCGCGCACTGGTGGCAACAGTTCGACGATCCGGCGCTGTCGGCGCTGATCGACGCGGCGCAGGCGGACAGCCCGACGATCGACGCGGCGGTCGCGCGGATGCGGCAGGCGCGGGCAAGCCGCGCGACCAGCGTGGCCGGCCTGCTGCCGAAACTCGACGGCATCGCGTCGTTCAACCGGTCGAACGCGAACACGCAGGCGGTGACGTCGAACGACGTGAGCCAGTCGACATCGGTGCAGAGCGGCGAGCTGGATACGTCGCGCGCCGGCCTGCAGGCGTCGTGGGAACTCGATCTGTTCGGCAAGGCGCGGCGCGGGCTGCAGGCCGACACCGCGCGCGTCGAATCGCGCATCGACGAGTGGCATGACGCGCGCGTGAGCGTCGCATCCGACGTGGCCGATGCGTACTTCCGCACCCGTGCGTGCGAATCGCTCGTCACCGCGCAGGAGGACGAGCAGCGCTCGCGGATCGCGACGGATGAGGTGACGCGCCAGCGCGTCACGGCCGGGTTCCTGTCGCCGTCGGATGCGGCGCTGCCGAAGGCGTCGATCGCGGAAGGCGAAGACCTGCTCGCGCGCCAGCGCGCCGAGTGCGAAGTCGATCGCAACGAGCTCGTCGCATTGACCGGCCTGTCGCGCGACGCGCTCGACGCGCGGCTCGCAGCGGGCTACGCAACGGTGCCCGAGCCGCGCGGCGGCGTGCTCGCCGCGCTGCCGGCGCGCACGATCGAGCAGCGCCCCGACGTGCGCGCGTCGGAGCGCGCGCTCGCCGCGGCCAATGCGGAAATCGGCGCGGCGATTGCGGCGCGCTTGCCGTCGGTGTCGCTGTCCGGATCGATCGAGATCGACCGCTACCAGGTGAGCGGGCAGGGCTTGACGCTGCGGCCGTGGATGTTCGGCCCGACGCTCACCGTGCCGGTGTTCGACGGCGGCAGCGGCGCGGCCCGCGTCGAAGGTGCGCGCGGGCGTTATGACGAGGCGCTCGCGAACTACAAACGAAAGGTCAGGCAGGCAGTGATGGAAGTCGAAAACGCGTTGGTGCGGGTCGATGCGTCGGTCGGGCGGGAACGCGCCGCGCTCGTCGCGCAGGAGAACTACAAGCGCTACGCGCAGACCGTCGAGCGGCGGTTTCGCGTGGGTACGAGCGACGTGCTCGAAGTCGAGACCGCGCGCCGGCAGTACGTGACGAGCCGGCAGTCGGTCGCGTCCGCGCGGCTCGAGCGCGCGCAGGCGTGGGTCGCGCTGTATCGCGCGGTCGGCGGCGGCTGGCAGGCGGGGGATGCGACGGGCGATGGGCAGGCGGCGACGGATGCGGATACGGCAAAGGGTGCGCCCGCGGCGCGGGATGTGCATGCGACGCGGGATGCGCACGCTGCGGGCGACGCGCATGCGGCGGGCGATGCGCATGCGGCGAGTGGCGCGCGGATCGTGAGCGAGGCGGTGCGATGA